The following are encoded in a window of Lichenicola cladoniae genomic DNA:
- the proB gene encoding glutamate 5-kinase → MSAPAGVMLPNVGQARRLVVKIGSTLVVDAEAACPRADWLDGVAADIAALRARGVEVIVVSSGAIALARHTLGLVRPVLRLEEKQAAAAVGQIRLAHAWSMALSAHGLVAAQLLLTPGDTEDRRRYLNARATLSTLLGLGCIPVINENDTIATAEIRFGDNDRLAARVAEMIQADQLVLLSDIDGLYTADPRRQPDARHIPVVRALTPEIEAMGGAPPPGYSSGGMRTKLLAAGIATRAGCAMAIGLGAIDHPLQALSDGARCTWFLPLPEGRSARKRWIAGSLQPAGSLVIDGGAADALARGSSLLPAGVSSVDGTFERGDLVLILSRTQQLLGRGLTAYGSADAARIIGHRSDAIEALLGWRGRDEMIHRDDLVLDASPTGPSGRS, encoded by the coding sequence ATGAGCGCGCCGGCCGGCGTGATGTTGCCGAATGTCGGTCAGGCCAGGCGGCTTGTGGTCAAGATCGGCAGCACCCTGGTGGTCGATGCCGAGGCTGCCTGTCCGCGCGCAGATTGGCTGGACGGGGTGGCCGCGGACATCGCGGCGCTGCGGGCCCGCGGCGTCGAGGTGATCGTGGTGTCCTCCGGCGCGATCGCGCTGGCGCGGCATACGCTGGGGCTGGTGCGGCCCGTGCTGCGGCTCGAGGAGAAACAGGCGGCCGCCGCGGTCGGGCAGATCCGCCTCGCGCATGCCTGGAGCATGGCGCTGTCGGCGCACGGACTGGTCGCGGCGCAGCTTCTGCTGACCCCCGGGGATACCGAGGACCGGCGCCGCTACCTCAATGCGCGGGCGACGCTGTCGACCCTGCTCGGGCTCGGCTGCATCCCGGTGATCAACGAAAACGACACCATCGCCACCGCCGAGATCCGCTTCGGTGACAATGACCGGCTGGCGGCCCGCGTCGCCGAGATGATCCAGGCCGACCAGCTGGTGCTGCTATCCGACATTGACGGCCTCTACACCGCCGATCCCAGGCGCCAGCCGGACGCGCGGCATATCCCGGTGGTGCGCGCTCTCACCCCCGAGATCGAGGCGATGGGCGGCGCCCCACCACCCGGCTACTCGTCCGGCGGCATGCGCACCAAGCTGCTGGCCGCTGGCATCGCCACGCGGGCCGGGTGTGCGATGGCGATCGGGCTGGGCGCGATCGACCATCCGCTGCAAGCCTTGTCCGACGGCGCACGCTGCACCTGGTTCCTGCCGCTGCCCGAGGGACGATCCGCCCGCAAGCGCTGGATCGCCGGCAGCCTGCAACCGGCCGGCAGCTTGGTGATCGATGGCGGCGCCGCGGACGCCCTTGCCCGTGGCAGTTCGCTGCTGCCGGCCGGCGTGTCTTCGGTCGATGGGACGTTCGAGCGCGGGGATCTCGTGCTGATCCTGTCCAGGACGCAGCAACTGCTAGGGCGTGGACTCACCGCCTATGGCAGTGCCGACGCCGCCCGGATCATCGGCCACCGGTCCGATGCGATCGAGGCCCTGCTCGGCTGGCGCGGCCGCGACGAGATGATCCACAGGGACGATCTTGTCCTCGACGCGAGCCCGACGGGTCCGTCTGGCCGTTCGTGA
- a CDS encoding luciferase domain-containing protein: MTERAEGTLARTEKGPVCPPPVLDEHLDAVARIVRSWPGVISTTHWNPFRPSEVDGIDFYVGEEELGHIHLDGSIHLATSPSLGKTMVDEGVARPFRYQQGWVEQQVQRVGADAAIALFQRNYGRLAPAA; this comes from the coding sequence ATGACTGAGCGCGCAGAAGGAACCCTGGCACGTACTGAGAAGGGGCCGGTCTGCCCGCCGCCGGTCCTCGACGAGCACCTGGACGCTGTCGCCCGAATTGTCCGCAGCTGGCCGGGGGTAATTTCCACGACCCACTGGAACCCGTTCCGCCCGTCCGAGGTCGATGGGATCGACTTTTATGTCGGTGAGGAGGAGTTAGGCCACATCCATCTCGATGGCTCGATCCACTTGGCGACCAGCCCGAGCCTCGGGAAGACGATGGTCGACGAGGGCGTCGCCAGACCGTTCCGCTATCAGCAAGGCTGGGTCGAACAACAGGTGCAGCGTGTTGGAGCGGATGCCGCCATCGCATTGTTCCAGCGCAACTACGGGCGGCTTGCGCCTGCCGCCTGA